In Bacteroidales bacterium, one DNA window encodes the following:
- a CDS encoding 1-acyl-sn-glycerol-3-phosphate acyltransferase yields MSFSISHIILKMAGWKISGSMPSSLKKCIVVMAPHTSNWDFFIGWLGFNVLGLKSKYLIKKEAFFFPLGTIVRKIGGIPVDRGKSTNIILQITELFKERNELILTVTPEGTRSLNRNWKKGFYTIALHANVPIVLGFLDYKKKIGGLGPIIMVTGDFEKDMEMIEAFYADKTARFPENFNLSPQNFQKRIINQIKEGEI; encoded by the coding sequence ATGAGTTTTTCTATTTCACACATAATACTAAAAATGGCAGGCTGGAAAATTTCCGGTTCCATGCCGTCCTCCTTAAAAAAATGCATCGTTGTAATGGCACCCCATACCAGTAATTGGGACTTTTTTATTGGCTGGCTTGGGTTCAATGTTCTTGGACTTAAATCAAAATACCTTATCAAAAAGGAAGCTTTCTTTTTCCCTTTGGGCACTATTGTAAGAAAGATAGGTGGGATACCAGTGGACAGGGGAAAAAGCACGAATATAATTCTTCAGATCACTGAACTTTTCAAAGAAAGGAATGAATTAATCCTGACTGTGACACCAGAAGGAACAAGGAGCCTGAACAGAAACTGGAAAAAAGGGTTTTACACAATAGCACTCCATGCAAATGTGCCAATAGTTCTGGGATTTCTGGATTATAAGAAAAAAATAGGAGGCTTGGGTCCCATTATTATGGTAACCGGAGATTTTGAAAAGGACATGGAAATGATTGAAGCATTTTACGCTGATAAAACTGCCAGGTTTCCTGAAAATTTCAATCTAAGTCCTCAAAATTTCCAGAAAAGGATAATAAATCAAATAAAAGAAGGAG
- a CDS encoding DNA polymerase III subunit gamma/tau, which translates to MDNFIVSARKYRPVTFDTVVGQLSITSTLKNAIRNNQLAQAFLFCGPRGVGKTTCARILAKTINCENPSSTIEPCNTCTSCKTFNESSSFNIHELDAASNNSVDDIRNLVEQVRIPPQMGKYKVYIIDEVHMLSSAAFNAFLKTLEEPPSYAKFILATTEKHKIIPTILSRCQIFDFKRITIQDIASHLAYVASCEAVTADPEGLHLIAQKADGALRDALSIFDQMVNLGDHSITKELVLENLNVLDYDYYFRITDYMLAGNYKECLLILNEIIQKGFEGQHFITGLGEHLRNLLMCLDGSTIKLIEASESVKEKYLSQARNAPVMFLINTLEINNKCDFTYRAANNKRLTLEIALIQMCQQGNPAMISESIQPPASIPIPVSQTVAPTPPPRELAPAPAAPPQIIEEKPISPPAVVKAETISEPEITSVEEPVQPQNEKVPLPEEPIQKYPAASMHSIKGIMNQGSQVAPKTEKENITLRKKESFSSEQLVSAFSMYAARINDDSAMLFTALTAHEPELKDDLIIVLTVDNAILLKEVNDSFNLLLSFLKEELKNDFISLEVIVSTHIIENKKFLSDKDKLDAMKLKSPELATLTDQLNLELDI; encoded by the coding sequence ATGGATAATTTCATTGTTTCTGCCAGAAAATATCGTCCCGTTACTTTTGATACGGTAGTTGGACAACTCTCCATTACGAGTACCTTGAAAAATGCCATCAGGAACAACCAGTTAGCCCAGGCTTTTCTGTTTTGCGGGCCAAGGGGTGTCGGGAAAACTACCTGTGCGCGTATCCTGGCAAAAACAATCAACTGTGAAAATCCATCTTCCACTATAGAACCCTGTAATACCTGTACGTCCTGCAAGACATTCAATGAATCTTCTTCTTTCAATATACATGAACTGGATGCTGCTTCCAACAACTCTGTTGATGATATCAGAAACCTGGTAGAACAAGTCAGAATACCGCCTCAAATGGGTAAATACAAGGTATATATCATCGACGAGGTCCATATGCTGTCATCTGCTGCTTTTAATGCATTCCTTAAAACATTGGAAGAACCCCCGTCATACGCTAAATTTATTCTGGCTACCACTGAAAAACATAAAATCATTCCAACCATCCTTTCCAGATGCCAGATCTTTGATTTTAAGCGAATTACCATACAGGATATAGCCTCTCATCTTGCATATGTTGCCAGTTGTGAAGCCGTGACAGCAGATCCGGAAGGATTGCACCTCATTGCTCAGAAAGCTGATGGCGCCCTCAGGGATGCCCTCTCCATATTCGACCAAATGGTGAATCTAGGGGACCATTCCATTACAAAGGAATTGGTACTGGAAAACCTGAACGTTCTGGATTATGATTACTATTTCAGGATCACTGACTATATGCTTGCCGGGAATTATAAAGAATGCCTGTTAATTCTCAACGAGATCATACAGAAAGGATTTGAAGGACAGCATTTTATAACAGGATTGGGCGAACATCTCCGCAATCTTCTTATGTGCCTGGATGGTTCAACCATTAAACTCATTGAAGCCAGTGAATCTGTTAAGGAGAAATATCTCTCACAAGCAAGGAATGCACCTGTTATGTTTCTTATCAACACCCTGGAAATAAACAATAAGTGCGACTTCACTTACAGGGCCGCTAATAATAAACGGCTTACACTGGAGATTGCACTTATCCAGATGTGTCAGCAAGGCAATCCGGCAATGATCAGCGAAAGCATTCAGCCTCCTGCAAGCATACCCATTCCTGTTTCTCAAACTGTTGCTCCTACTCCACCACCCAGGGAATTGGCCCCTGCACCTGCAGCCCCTCCTCAAATCATCGAGGAAAAACCAATCAGCCCGCCTGCGGTAGTCAAAGCAGAAACAATTTCTGAACCTGAAATCACCTCTGTGGAAGAGCCTGTTCAACCACAAAATGAAAAAGTCCCCCTTCCTGAAGAACCTATACAAAAATATCCTGCCGCTTCCATGCATTCCATTAAAGGCATCATGAACCAAGGTTCGCAGGTAGCTCCAAAAACTGAAAAAGAAAATATTACCCTCCGGAAAAAGGAGTCTTTTTCTTCAGAACAACTTGTCTCGGCATTTTCAATGTACGCTGCCAGGATCAATGATGATTCTGCCATGCTATTCACTGCTTTAACAGCCCATGAACCAGAACTAAAGGACGATCTCATCATTGTTCTGACTGTTGACAATGCAATTTTGTTGAAAGAGGTCAATGATTCATTTAACCTGTTGTTATCATTTTTAAAGGAGGAGCTAAAGAATGATTTCATTTCTTTGGAGGTAATAGTATCAACCCACATTATTGAAAACAAGAAATTCCTCAGTGATAAGGATAAATTGGATGCGATGAAACTTAAGTCGCCTGAATTGGCAACTCTTACCGATCAGCTTAATCTCGAATTAGATATTTAA
- a CDS encoding polysaccharide deacetylase family protein — MFLILAKKKTSRLHYIAHLLLEDLLGIPFQITQSESEFLSWQGPRMTYGILIENELYLAANGLLFESGISVKNVNYFEYEGKPAIFPVYEPSSIFPFDIFSASFYLVTRYEEYLPHIRDEHGRFLANGSDAFKYGFLRIPVVNTWAIMLGKILSLHFPGIQIRQHKYQFIPTIDIDAAFAYKHKGITRTLGGFLNSFRRKDYHEMKDRIKVLLNRQQDPFDTFRYLFELQEKYKLRMLYFVLMADYGPRDKNLPVNNRKFLQLLKLISDYAEVGIHPSYASASNPELTGIEVNRLSKVLHREIQMSRQHFLRLEFPVTYRKLVNLDITDDFTMGYAEQPGFRASICTPFFFYDLDLDVETHLKIHPFTVMDGTLQEYLRLSPEQAIEVLTSLINEVKKVNGVFIPLWHNQTLNDHKEWKGWLHVFELMVQLARP; from the coding sequence ATGTTTCTTATCCTTGCCAAAAAGAAAACAAGCCGGCTTCATTACATTGCGCATTTGCTCCTGGAGGATTTGCTTGGGATTCCCTTTCAGATAACCCAATCAGAATCAGAGTTTCTTTCCTGGCAAGGTCCCCGGATGACTTATGGCATCCTTATAGAGAATGAATTGTATCTTGCTGCAAACGGTTTACTCTTCGAATCGGGGATTTCAGTAAAAAATGTCAATTATTTTGAATATGAAGGTAAACCAGCCATTTTCCCTGTCTATGAACCTTCTTCCATATTTCCGTTTGATATCTTTTCTGCCTCCTTTTACCTTGTTACAAGATATGAAGAGTATCTGCCACATATAAGGGATGAGCACGGCAGATTCCTGGCAAATGGAAGTGATGCTTTTAAATATGGTTTCCTCAGAATACCAGTTGTAAATACCTGGGCGATAATGTTAGGAAAGATATTATCATTACATTTTCCTGGTATTCAAATCAGGCAGCACAAATACCAGTTCATTCCAACGATTGATATAGATGCTGCGTTTGCCTACAAACATAAAGGAATAACCCGTACTCTCGGAGGCTTCCTCAATTCCTTCAGAAGGAAGGATTACCATGAAATGAAGGACCGGATCAAGGTGTTATTGAACCGGCAACAAGATCCTTTTGATACATTTCGCTACCTCTTCGAATTGCAGGAGAAGTACAAACTGCGGATGCTCTATTTTGTGCTGATGGCTGATTACGGGCCCAGGGACAAGAACCTTCCCGTTAACAACCGAAAATTCCTTCAGCTTCTTAAATTGATCTCGGATTATGCTGAGGTAGGTATACATCCATCCTATGCTTCGGCTTCCAATCCTGAACTTACCGGAATCGAGGTAAATCGGCTGTCAAAGGTTTTGCACAGGGAAATACAGATGAGCAGGCAACATTTTCTGCGACTGGAGTTTCCTGTTACCTATCGAAAACTTGTTAACCTTGATATTACGGATGATTTTACTATGGGTTATGCCGAGCAGCCAGGGTTCAGGGCTTCTATCTGCACCCCATTCTTCTTTTATGATCTCGATCTGGATGTAGAGACTCATCTGAAAATACACCCATTTACAGTAATGGATGGAACGCTGCAGGAGTACCTGAGATTAAGCCCGGAACAAGCCATTGAAGTTCTGACATCTCTTATAAATGAAGTTAAAAAAGTGAATGGGGTTTTCATCCCTCTATGGCATAATCAAACGCTGAATGATCATAAAGAATGGAAAGGATGGCTACATGTATTTGAACTAATGGTCCAACTTGCCAGGCCTTAA